ACCCGCGCGACGATCGACATGGCTTGCGATCGCATCGCCAAAGCGCTGGATCTGGCGCAAGCGGATTTGCGCAAGAAGTAGATGGAACGACAGCCGGACGCCTTGCAATCAGGGCGCCCGGACTGTGCGCCTGCTTATCGTCAGGGTCGAAGGGGTCAGCGCACCGATCGTGCTGGTCAATGAAGACCATCAGGCAATTCCGAACGCTGCAATCGGAATATAATTCAGATCGAACAGTATAGGACTGCAAAACGCAAAAACCGCGCTCCATCGGAACGCGGCTTTGCCAGATACGCATGGCATTTCGCCAACAATACACTTGCGAAACTTACGGGCTCCGGTACGCGAGACCTGATCCGGAGCGCCGGGCGGATGCGATATGTCCGCCTCGCCATCCGTTATATAGGCACATCGTTACCGCCGGGTTATCGAGAGCTTAAGCAAATCTAAATTTGCAATTTTTCCGCGCAATAAAAATCGAGAAAAGCGCTGCCAAATTCGAAACTTATAGAGAACTGCCGCGAAGGAAATTTATGATGCCGGAAAAATCCGATCCGCCATTTCCCTGGGCGTTGAACAGCGCATAAAGCTGGGCCGCTTCGGCCCCCATTGGCGTCACCGCGCCGGCGCTTTGGGCCGCCTCCTGCGCCAGTTTCAGGTCCTTCAGCATGAGTGCTGCGGCAAAGCCCGGTTTGTAGTCGCGGTTGGCGGGTGAGGCCGGCACGGGACCCGGCACCGGGCAATAGGTGGTCAGCGACCAGCACTGGCCCGACGAAGTCGAGGCAACGTCGAACAGGGCCTGATGCGAGAGGCCGAGCTTTTCGGCCAGCACGAAGGCCTCTGCGACGCCGATCATCGAAATGCCGAGCATCATGTTGTTGCAGATTTTGGCTGCCTGACCGGCGCCGTCGTCACCGCAATGGACGATGCGGCCTGCCATCGGCTTCAGGACCGGTTCGGCCTTGGCGAAGGCATCCTTGGCGCCGCCGGCCATGAAGGTCAGCGTTCCCGCAGCAGCACCGCCGGTGCCGCCGGAGACGGGGGCGTCGATCGAATGCAGCCCGTGCTTCCTTGCTACGGCATGCGCCTTGCGGGCCGACTCGACATCGATGGTCGAGGAATCAATGAACAGGGCGCCTGGTTTGGCCTTGGGTGCGATGTCCTCGTAGACCGAGAGCACGTGCTTGCCGGCGGGAAGCATGGTGATCACGACATCGACGTCCTTCACCGCCGCCACGGCATTCGCCATGACAATGACGCCATGCTCGCGGGCGACGGTGAGGTTTTCCGGCATCAGGTCAAAGCCGTGCACCGCGTGCCCCGCCTTGACGAGATTGGCAGCCATCGGGTTGCCCATATTCCCCAAGCCGATGAAGGCGATCGTCGTCATTGTTCTCTCCTGGTCTTGCTGGCTTCAGCGTCCGATCAACGCCCGCGCGATAATCACGCGCATAATCTCGTTGGTGCCTTCGAGGATCTGGTGGACGCGCAGGTCGCGCACCAGTTTTTCGATGCCGTAATCATGGAGATAGCCGTAGCCGCCATGCAGCTGCAGCGCCTCGTTGGCGACGTTGAAGCCGATGTCGGTGACGAAGCGCTTGGCCATGGCCGACCATTTGCCGGCGTCCGGCGCCTTGCGGTCTAGCTTCGAGGCGGCAGCATAGAGGAAAATGCGTGCCGCCTGCAGTTCGGTTTCCATGTCGGCCAGCCGGAACTGCAGCGCCTGGAACTGGTTGATCTTCGAGCCGAAGGCTTTGCGTTCGCCCGTATAGGCCAAAGCCTTGTCGAGCGCCGATTGCGCGCCGCCGAGCGAGCATGCCGCAATGTTGAGGCGGCCGCCGTCAAGGCCGGCCATGGCGATGCCGAAACCTGCGCCTTCCCCCGACAGCAGGTTTGCAGCCGGCACCTTGCAGTCCTCGAAGATCACCTGGCGGGTCGACTGCATGTGCCAGCCCATCTTGTGCTCGTTGGCGCCGAAGGAGAGGCCGGGCGCATCCTTCGGCACGACGAAGGTGGAAATGCCCTTCGGCCCGTCGGCGCCGGTGCGCGCCATGACGACATAGAGGTCGCTGTCGCCGGCCCCGGAGATGAACTGCTTGGCGCCGTTAAGCACATAGTCGACGCCGCTCTTCACCGCGCGCGTCTTCAGCGCCGCGGCATCCGAGCCTGAGCCCGGCTCGGTCAGGCAGTAGCTCGCCAGCCATTCCATCGAGGTCAGCTTCGGCAGGAAGCGTTGGCGCTGCTCGTCGTCGCCGAAGCGGTCGATCATCGACGCCGCCATATTGTGGATCGAGATGAAGGAGGAAAACGCCGGATCGGCGTGCGACAGTGCCTCGAAGATCAGCACGGCGTCGAGCCGGCCGAGCGCCGAGCCGCCGACATCGTCCCTGACATAGATGCCGCCGAGGCCGAGCGGGCCGGTCTCGCGGATTACATCGGCGGGAAAGTGTCTTGCCCGGTCCCATTCGAGCGCATTGGGCGCAACGCGATCGGCGGCGAAGGCCTGTGCCATCTCCTGGATGGCGCGCTGTTCCTCGTTGAGCTCGAACTGGCTGGTGCTCGCATCGACCGCGGCGTCCATGGCGTGCTCCCTGTGTTCCCCAGCTGGGGTTGGCTTGCTGGCCTGTTGTTTTTGGCTTTGCGCGCCGCTCAATCTAGACCAATGATGCCGCCGCGCAACCCGGCTCGCCGCGCAGCCGCTGTGCATGAATGGATCAACGGAGCATTGCGTGCCGACATATTTCGACGAATTGCTCGACCGCTTCCATGCCTATCTCCGGGGCGTGGACAACGCGCTGGTGCGGGACGCCGTGACCCGGATCGGCTGGAATATGACGGCGCGCGTGCTCGAAGTGCATCCGCTGCCTTGCCTTGGTCTGCTCGACCGCATTGTCGAACTGGCGCCGCCGGACCCGCAGCCTCTGGTGCAACTGCTGGCGGAGCGTCGTGACGATCTGTGCTGGGGCAGACCTACAACGCGAGCGATTTTGGTGAAGCCTTCTTGCAAAAATACGGCTGGCTGGAGGTGTTTGGCACGCGCGGCCATTTCGCCAATGAAGAGGTCGCGGCCGGATTGCTGATCCTGGGACCCGGCATCACCTATCCCGACCATCATCACATTGCCGAGGAGATCTACATTCCGCTGACCGGCGGCACCGAATGGCGCATGGGCGAGGGCGGCTTTCACATCCGCCAGGCGGGCGAAATTATCCATCACGCCTCCAATGTCAGCCATGCCATGCGCACCGGCAGCGAACCGTTGCTGGCGCTCTACATCTGGCGCGGCGGGCCGCTGTCGCAGAAGTCGACCGTTTCCGGCGCGCAGGGCAGGGGCTGAGCATGGCCAAGGCGATCATGCTGCAAGGCACGGGTTCGGATGTCGGCAAGACGGTGCTGGTGGCGGGGCTCTGCCGCGCGGCCAGGAATCGCGGGCTGAAAGTCAGGCCGTTCAAGCCGCAGAACATGTCGAACAATGCCGCCGTCGCCGACATTCCGGGCGACAACCGCCCCGGCGGCGGCGAGATTGGCCGTGGGCAATGGCTGCAAGCGCTGGCGTGTGGTGTTCAGCCGACCGTGCATATGAATCCGGTGCTGCTCAAACCCCAGAGCGATATCGGTTCGCAGGTGATCGTGCAGGGCAAGGTGTTCGGCGAGGCGCGAGCGCGCGACTACCAGACAATGAAAGCGGGGCTGATGGACGCCGTGCTGGAGTCCTGGACGAAGGTCGGTGAGGGCGCCGATCTGGTCGTCGTCGAGGGCGCCGGATCGCCGGCCGAAATCAACCTGCGCAGCCGCGACATCGCCAATATGGGCTTTGCCACGCGCGCCGACGTGCCGGTCATCCTGGTCGGCGACATCGACCGCGGTGGCGTCATCGCTTCGGTCGCCGGCACGCATCTGATCCTGCCGGAGGAAGACAGGCGCATGATCGTCGGCTACCTCATCAATAAGTTCCGCGGCGATGTCTCGCTGTTCGACGACGGCATCCGGTCGATCGAAAGCTTCACCGGCTGGCGCTGCTTTGGCGTCGTGCCGTGGCTGAAGGCGGCGGCGCGATTGCCTTCGGAGGATTCGGTCGTGCTCGAACGCCTGGCATCGGGCGAGAAGCGGGCGTTGAAGGTCGCCGTGCCGATGCTTGGCCGCATCGCCAATTTCGACGACCTCGACCCGCTCAAGGCCGAGCCGCAGGTCGAAGTGGTGTTCGTGCCGCCAGGGCAGCGCTTGCCGGAGGATGCCGGCCTGGTGGTCATTCCCGGTTCCAAATCGACGATCGGGGATCTCATGAAATTCCGCGAGAATGGCTGGGATCGCGATCTCCTCGCGCACCGCAAACGCGGCGGCCATATTGTCGGCATTTGCGGCGGTTTCCAGATGCTCGGCCGGCTGGTGCGCGATCCCGATGGCATCGAGGGCAGCGTCACCGAGGCGGAAGGTCTTGGTCTGCTCGACATCGAGACGGTGATGGAACCGGAAAAGACGGTGCGCAATGTCAGCGCGCGCTCGGTGCCGTTCGGCTTGGCGCTCGAGGGCTACGAAATCCATCTCGGCCGCACCACCGGGCCGGACATGGCGCGGCCGTCGGCTGTGATCAACGGCATCGACGACGGTGCCATTTCCGCCGATGGCAAGGTTTTTGGCAGCTATCTGCACGGCCTGTTTTCCGCCGACGCTTTCCGGGCGAGATTCCTGGAAAGCCTCGGCGTGAAAGGCGGCGGCGTCGACTATCGGGCGGACGTGGAAAACGCTCTGGACGAGATCGCAGCCGAACTGGAGCGCCATCTCGATTGCAATGCGATTTTTGGGTTAGCGAGGTAGGGCCGCCCATCGTTTCGTCATCCTCGGGTCTGCGCGTCCGCTTTGCTTCATGGTCATCCTTCCGCGCGGAAGAGCCTAACAGACCATGCATCCAAAGCAAAAGCGCCCGGCTTTGACCGGGCGCTTCGAATGCAGAAGTCGCGGGTGCCTAGGCGCCGCGCATCAGGCAGGCGGCGGCAAGCACGATGTATGCGATGAGGACAATCCACACCGCAGCCAGAGGAATGAACGCAAGAACGCCAAGCGCGGCGAGCACGCCGATGATGGCGATAACTAGGGATATGATGAAAACAAGCTGAGTGGGTGCACTAAGATTCATGTGTGGTCCCTCCAACATGATTCGTACAACGGCACTCTATCAGGCGTGAGGCTTATACACCAATCAGCTGGCGCAATGGGTTCGCCGGGTCGGCCAGCAGCTTCACCGCCAGCGACAGGCAGATGATCACCAGCAGCGGCTTGATCAGCCGGGCGCCGATGCGGATGGCAAGGCTGGCGCCGAGCCGGGCGCCGAGGAACTGGGCGACGCCCATCATCAGCCCGATCTTCCAGTAGACGACGCCGGCGACGGCAAAGACGATGAAGCCGCCAATGTTGGAGGCGAAATTGAGCAGCTTGGTGTGTGCCGTCGCCTTGAGCACGCCGAAGCCGGCAAGGCTGACGAAGGCCAGCATATAGAAGGAGCCGGCTCCCGGCCCGAACAGCCCGTCATAGAAGCCGACCAAAGGGGCGATGACCAGCCCGAACAGGAAGTGCGACAGGCGCTCGGCGCGGTCGACATCGTTCATGTTGGGTTTCACGGCGAAGTAGATCGCGATGGCGATCAAAAGCAGCGGCAGCAGCGCTCGCAGGAGATCACCCGGCACGAATGCCGCCAGCAAGGCGCCGACGGCACTGCCGGCAAGGGCCAGAAGCGCCGATGGCAGCTGTCGGCGCAGATCGACATGGCCATTCATGGCGTAGTGGATGGTCGCCGAAGCGGTGCCGAAAATGCCCTGCAGCTTGTTGGTTCCAAGTGCTGCGACCGGCGGGAAGCCGGCAAGCAGCAGGGCCGGGATGGTGATCAGCCCGCCGCCGCCGGCTATCGAATCGACAAAGCCGGCTGCAAAAGCGGCCAAGGCAAGCATGATGACGGTCTGGGTGGCGAGGTCGAGCATCGGGATTTTCTGAACATTCCGGCGGGAAAGGTGGTGCCGCGCCTTCTCATGGCCATCCGGTTTGCGCAAGGCCGATTCCGCGCTACGTCCATCCAAGCGCGTTGCGCTTGGATTTCCTGTGGTGCATGTCATTATCTCAGTACCGCTGCGCAGTTTTGGGTCATGTGCGCTGGGCGGGCTCGGGAAAGGGACACTGTTGGCGATGGCATTGCTCGACCAGATACGCTCGATCTTCGATGGTGACCCCGGCGTGCGCAAGGTTGCCGACGACCCTGTGCTGTCGGCGGAGCTCTTGATGCTGTTTCGCATGATCCTGGCCGACGGCTCGGTTTCGGAGAGCGAGATGGTCGCCTTCCGGCGCATCTGCAAGGACGCCTTCGGCATCCCGGAAACCAGCATCGACGCGGTCATCGAATATCTCAATGATTTCGGCTACGAGACCAACGGTTCGCAAGCCATTGCGCTGTTCCGCGATCTCGATGTCGAACGGCGCAAGTTGCTGGCGCTCCACATGGCGGAGATCGCCAAAGCCGATTCCAAACTGGCCGAGAGCGAAGTGCGGCTGTTGCGCCGCACGCTCGATTTGCTCGACATCAGCCCGGTCGATGTGGTGAAGCCGGAGGAGTGAGGCAGACCAGGGGCAACGGCCGCCCAGCCGGGTCCCCGCTGCTTCGCAGCGTCCCAGCGTTTGTGACCTTTCATCGTGCCACTGGCACGATGAATTCGCTGCGCGAACCGGTCACTTACCCCTGTTCCTGCATACGGTGAGCGATCGCCCGATGCAGATCGGGCGCAGCCGCGACCAGCGCCCTGGCCGCCTCCGACTGCGGATGATCGAGCACGTCACCGGTCTTGCCGCGCTCGACGATCCTGCCGTCATGCATGACCAGCACCTCATCGGTGATGGCGCGGGCGACGGTCAAATCGTGGGTGATGAAGAGATAGCCGATGCCGAGCTTCTGGTTGAGCTCTGCGAACAGGTCGAGGATCTGGGCGCGGATCGAGACGTCGAGCGCCGAGACCGGCTCGTCGGCGACGACCAGCTTCGGCCTAGTGATGATGGCGCGGGCGATCGACAGGCGCTGGCGCTGGCCGCCGGAAAACTCATGCGGATATTTGTCCATGTCGCTGGTGCCGAGGCCGACCTCGTGCAGCGCATGCGCCACCATCTCGCGCCGCTCAGCCGGTGTCGGCTTCGTCTCCAGTACATGCAGCGGCTCGGCGACCAGTTTTACGACCTTCTGGCGCGGGTCGAAAGAGCCGTAGGGATCCTGGAACACGACCTGCATGTCGCGCCGCGCGGCTTTGAGCTCCGCCTCGCTTTTGCCGGTTATGGTCTCGCCGCGAAAGCGGATCGTTCCCGATGTCGATTTGTCGAGCGCCAGGATCATGCGGGCAAGCGTTGACTTGCCGCAGCCGGAGCGGCCGACCAGCGCCACCGATTGGCCCGGCGCCAGCGACAAGGACACGTCGTCGACGGCGCGGATCGGAGCCGCTGACTTGAACAGGGAGGTGCGCCGGCCCGGATAGTCCCGTGTCACGCCTTCGACCTCAAGCAGCGGTTTGCCCTGGCCGGCGGCGTGAACCTTGGCGCGCGCGGGCACGTGCATGGAGGCCAGCGCCAGCTGGCGCGTGTAGGGATGCAGCTGTTCCGACAGCGTGCGTGCGGTGTCGCCGGCTTCCATCACCTCGCCATGGCGCAGAATGGTGATGCGGTCGGCCATTTCGGTGACGACCGCGAGATCGTGCGAGATCAACAGCAGGCCCATTCGGTTTTCGCTGACAAGGCCGCGCAAGAGGTCGAGGATCTGCGCCTGCAGCACCACGTCGAGCGCCGTGGTCGGCTCGTCGGCGATGAGCAGCTTGGGTTTCAATGCGCAGGCAATGGCGATGACGACGCGCTGGCGCTGGCCGCCCGACAGTTCGTGCGGATAGCGCGACAGCGGGAATTTGGCCTCCGGCAGGCCAACGCGGTCGAGCATTTTGCGCGCGCGGTCTTCGGCGTCGGCACGGCTTGCCCTAGTGTGCCAGCGTATGCCTTCGGCGACCTGCTCGCCGATGGTCTTGACGGGGTTGAGCGCCGTCATCGGCTCCTGGAACACCATGCCGATGTCGTCGCCGCGCAGCGCGCACATCTGGTCCTCGGTTGCGGCCAGAATATCGATGCCGTCGAAGGTCACGCGGCCGGTGGCGCGCGCCGCATGCGGCAGAAGCTGCATGATGGTCAGCGCCGTCATCGATTTGCCGGAACCGGATTCACCGACCAGGCCCATCACCTCGCCGGGCGCGACGGAGAGCTCGACCCCTTTCAGGATCGGCGTGTCGCCGACGGCCAGCGACAGGTTCTCGATCTGCAGCAGGCTCATCGCTGCCGCCGCGATTTCGGGTCGAGTATGTCGGCGATGCCGTCGCCGAGCAGATTGAGCCCAAGCACGGTGACGACAATGGCCATGCCGGGGAAGATGGCCATCCACGGCGCCACCACCATGCGCGTCTGAGCGTCGAACAGCATGCGGCCCCAGCTCGGCATTGGCGGCTGGGCGCCGAGGCCGACATAGGAGAGGCCGGCTTCGGCCAAAATGCCAAGCGCGAACTGGATGGTGCCTTGCACCAGAAGCAGCGTGGCGATGTTGGGCAGCACGTGCTCGGTTGTAATCTGCGCTTTGCTCTTGCCGGCGGCGCGGGCGGCGAGGATGAATTCGCGCGGCCAGATCGCCAGCGCGCCGGCGCGGGCGACGCGCGCAAACACCGGGATGTTGAAGATGCCGATGGCGATGATGGCGTTGATTGCGCCCGGTCCGAAGATGGCGGTGATCATGATCGCCGACAGCAGCGCCGGGAAGGCGAAGACGAGGTCGGTCAGCCGCATCAGCGCCTCGTCGACCAACCCGCCGCGCGCCGCGGCGAAGGCGCCGAGCGGCACGCCGACGCCCATGCCGATGCCGACCGCGACCAGCGCCACGGCAATCGAGTTGCGGGCGCCGACCATGATCATCGACAGGATGTCGCGGCCGAAATGATCGGTGCCGAACCAGTGCGCCGCAGAGGGCGCCAGCGTCTTGTCCGAGATCACCAGTTTGGTCACGTCGTAGGGCGTCCAGACGTAGGAGATGACCGCTATTGCAGCCACCAGCACCGTGATGGCGAAGCCGATGAGGAAGGAGCGGTTGCGGAAGGCCTTGGCCAGAATGCTGCCCAACGTCTCCTGCGGGATGTCGATGTGCAGCGTCATTGCCGGCCTCGAAGGCGCGGATCGACGATGGCGTAGGAGACGTCGACGACGAGGTTGACCGCAATGACGGCGACGACCAGCAGCATGACGATGCTTTCGACGACGATCAGGTCGCGCTGAGTGATCGCCTGGAACACCAGCCGTCCGAGGCCGGGGAGATAAAAGACGTTCTCGATGATGATGGTGCCGGCGAGCAGGAAGGCGAATTGCAGGCCCAGAATGGTCAGAACCGGGATCATCGCGTTGCGCAGCGCGT
This region of Mesorhizobium sp. C432A genomic DNA includes:
- the mmsB gene encoding 3-hydroxyisobutyrate dehydrogenase; protein product: MTTIAFIGLGNMGNPMAANLVKAGHAVHGFDLMPENLTVAREHGVIVMANAVAAVKDVDVVITMLPAGKHVLSVYEDIAPKAKPGALFIDSSTIDVESARKAHAVARKHGLHSIDAPVSGGTGGAAAGTLTFMAGGAKDAFAKAEPVLKPMAGRIVHCGDDGAGQAAKICNNMMLGISMIGVAEAFVLAEKLGLSHQALFDVASTSSGQCWSLTTYCPVPGPVPASPANRDYKPGFAAALMLKDLKLAQEAAQSAGAVTPMGAEAAQLYALFNAQGNGGSDFSGIINFLRGSSL
- a CDS encoding isobutyryl-CoA dehydrogenase, which encodes MDAAVDASTSQFELNEEQRAIQEMAQAFAADRVAPNALEWDRARHFPADVIRETGPLGLGGIYVRDDVGGSALGRLDAVLIFEALSHADPAFSSFISIHNMAASMIDRFGDDEQRQRFLPKLTSMEWLASYCLTEPGSGSDAAALKTRAVKSGVDYVLNGAKQFISGAGDSDLYVVMARTGADGPKGISTFVVPKDAPGLSFGANEHKMGWHMQSTRQVIFEDCKVPAANLLSGEGAGFGIAMAGLDGGRLNIAACSLGGAQSALDKALAYTGERKAFGSKINQFQALQFRLADMETELQAARIFLYAAASKLDRKAPDAGKWSAMAKRFVTDIGFNVANEALQLHGGYGYLHDYGIEKLVRDLRVHQILEGTNEIMRVIIARALIGR
- a CDS encoding cobyric acid synthase: MAKAIMLQGTGSDVGKTVLVAGLCRAARNRGLKVRPFKPQNMSNNAAVADIPGDNRPGGGEIGRGQWLQALACGVQPTVHMNPVLLKPQSDIGSQVIVQGKVFGEARARDYQTMKAGLMDAVLESWTKVGEGADLVVVEGAGSPAEINLRSRDIANMGFATRADVPVILVGDIDRGGVIASVAGTHLILPEEDRRMIVGYLINKFRGDVSLFDDGIRSIESFTGWRCFGVVPWLKAAARLPSEDSVVLERLASGEKRALKVAVPMLGRIANFDDLDPLKAEPQVEVVFVPPGQRLPEDAGLVVIPGSKSTIGDLMKFRENGWDRDLLAHRKRGGHIVGICGGFQMLGRLVRDPDGIEGSVTEAEGLGLLDIETVMEPEKTVRNVSARSVPFGLALEGYEIHLGRTTGPDMARPSAVINGIDDGAISADGKVFGSYLHGLFSADAFRARFLESLGVKGGGVDYRADVENALDEIAAELERHLDCNAIFGLAR
- a CDS encoding TSUP family transporter, with the translated sequence MLDLATQTVIMLALAAFAAGFVDSIAGGGGLITIPALLLAGFPPVAALGTNKLQGIFGTASATIHYAMNGHVDLRRQLPSALLALAGSAVGALLAAFVPGDLLRALLPLLLIAIAIYFAVKPNMNDVDRAERLSHFLFGLVIAPLVGFYDGLFGPGAGSFYMLAFVSLAGFGVLKATAHTKLLNFASNIGGFIVFAVAGVVYWKIGLMMGVAQFLGARLGASLAIRIGARLIKPLLVIICLSLAVKLLADPANPLRQLIGV
- a CDS encoding TerB family tellurite resistance protein; the protein is MAMALLDQIRSIFDGDPGVRKVADDPVLSAELLMLFRMILADGSVSESEMVAFRRICKDAFGIPETSIDAVIEYLNDFGYETNGSQAIALFRDLDVERRKLLALHMAEIAKADSKLAESEVRLLRRTLDLLDISPVDVVKPEE
- a CDS encoding dipeptide ABC transporter ATP-binding protein — encoded protein: MSLLQIENLSLAVGDTPILKGVELSVAPGEVMGLVGESGSGKSMTALTIMQLLPHAARATGRVTFDGIDILAATEDQMCALRGDDIGMVFQEPMTALNPVKTIGEQVAEGIRWHTRASRADAEDRARKMLDRVGLPEAKFPLSRYPHELSGGQRQRVVIAIACALKPKLLIADEPTTALDVVLQAQILDLLRGLVSENRMGLLLISHDLAVVTEMADRITILRHGEVMEAGDTARTLSEQLHPYTRQLALASMHVPARAKVHAAGQGKPLLEVEGVTRDYPGRRTSLFKSAAPIRAVDDVSLSLAPGQSVALVGRSGCGKSTLARMILALDKSTSGTIRFRGETITGKSEAELKAARRDMQVVFQDPYGSFDPRQKVVKLVAEPLHVLETKPTPAERREMVAHALHEVGLGTSDMDKYPHEFSGGQRQRLSIARAIITRPKLVVADEPVSALDVSIRAQILDLFAELNQKLGIGYLFITHDLTVARAITDEVLVMHDGRIVERGKTGDVLDHPQSEAARALVAAAPDLHRAIAHRMQEQG
- a CDS encoding ABC transporter permease, which codes for MTLHIDIPQETLGSILAKAFRNRSFLIGFAITVLVAAIAVISYVWTPYDVTKLVISDKTLAPSAAHWFGTDHFGRDILSMIMVGARNSIAVALVAVGIGMGVGVPLGAFAAARGGLVDEALMRLTDLVFAFPALLSAIMITAIFGPGAINAIIAIGIFNIPVFARVARAGALAIWPREFILAARAAGKSKAQITTEHVLPNIATLLLVQGTIQFALGILAEAGLSYVGLGAQPPMPSWGRMLFDAQTRMVVAPWMAIFPGMAIVVTVLGLNLLGDGIADILDPKSRRQR